The Rosa chinensis cultivar Old Blush chromosome 7, RchiOBHm-V2, whole genome shotgun sequence DNA segment TGATTTCATTTGGGAATTAGAAGAACCCTCCTCTTCTGCCTTTCCACCTAATTCCCACTTTTCTAAACTCAACAAGCCGCCAAGAAAGAGTGTTTCCAAACTTgggaaggatgatgatgatgtttctTCTTCAGCTCCGTAAAATTCAGCTCCGATCTCTTTCAGAAAAGGCATTCTCGTTAGCTTTACTACTTTAAGGCATTCTCGTTAGCTTTACGGCAGTTTCCCGAGAGGAGGCAAAACAGAGGAGTCGCTGCGACAAAGATGACAGACTGTCAATCTGGTTAAATACGACGTCGTCATCCAATTGGGCCAGGTGGGGCCAAGATACCACCAAATTACCAGAGAGTCCAAATTTTCATGTGGTCGCAAGGCATTCATTACTCCAGCATTTACGTCGTTGTCGCTGCCATCATCCAGATAAAGTTTTAAATAAGAAAGATGAAGTTTTTGATTCAATTCTGCTTTCTCGGCCTCACGTGCAGCATTTTCCCCAACCCTTGAAATATCGATGTCAAGACGGCGAAGCTGATTCATCTCCTAATGTCAATCCTTCAGCATCTTCACTACAACGAACAGATGGGCTCCCGTCTAGTGTTCGCAAATTCCTTATACGCCTAATCCCTTTTGGTAAGTACTTCAGCCCACAATTAACATGAAGGTGCTTCAAGTTAATCAACTTCCCCATATTGTCCGGCAACTCTTCAAGGTCGCAGTCATCAAGCCTCAAAGTTTGCAAATTGTACAAGTTACACACGCCGTCAGGTAATCTCGTCAAATTATTATTACGAGTCAAATCAAGATATCTCAAATGTGTCAAATCACCAATCTCCTCCGGCAACTGCTGGATGTTGGTGTCACTCAAATTCAAGGTCCTCAGGCATTTCAACTGTGAAATCAAATTCGAGTCTATGGCAGTAATACTTGAATCAAAAGTCGCCAGGGTACGCAAAATTTTGCTATTCACTAAGTTTGATATAAACGATGGAAATGGACCCTCGGGTGCTGACATTAAGGTCAAATGGCGAACCCTGTCATTTGCACTCGATGTCTCTGTTCCATGGGTACCCGTAGCCTCCATAGTAAGACACTCATTCTGGGTAAGATATTGTACAAAATCATGCACAGTATCATGCATTTTGCAGCCTATAATTTCCTTGGTAAGTGTATGTTGTATGAAATCTTGAAAGAAACATCGCATTACTAACTTGGTAAAAACTTCTCTACCTTGTGTTgcctcttctttgttttctccaACATTCAGATAGCCTTGTGACATCCATTGCTCGATAAGAATTTCCTTGTTGAACTCAAAATCTTTGGGATAAGTAGCACAATACAGAAGGCAACTCTTAATCTCTAGAGCCAAATCATAATAACTGAGTAGTAATGGTCGAAAAACTTCTTCTTGAACCACTTTTACCTTCCATATCTCACTGTTGAGAACTTCTTCCCATTCTCTAATTGTCAGCTTATGCAATAGGAGACTGCCTAAAGTCTTCAGAACCAGAGGCAAACCGTCACATTTGCTAACAATTTTCTCAACAATATCTCCAAACACCTTGTTGGACTTATCTTGTTCCCTATCCAGAAATGCAATACTATTGAATAGGTCCAAAGAATCTAAATAACTCAACTTCCCCAAAGTGATCATGTCCCTAGTTGCTCTCATCATTCGAGCAACCTCCTGCTTTCGAGTGGTCACCAGAATTCTACTGCCTTCAGAACAGCTTTGCATTAGTAGTGGTAAACTCAACCTCTCCCACTCTGTTTGGTTTTCTGTCCACACATCATCTAAAACGAGGAGAAACCTCTCTTCCTTGATATGTCTTTCGATGTTTTCTAATAATTTATCCAACAAATTTGAACTATCTTGAGATTTTATTCCACCGACATGTTCAAGGATTTCTTTTGCAATCTTGATGACATCAAAAGGGTCTGAGACACAAACCCATGCTTTGATATCAAAATGGGATTGAACTCGTGCATCCTTGAAGACTAATTGGGTAAAAGTTGTTTTCCCCAATCCTCCCATCCCTACAATGGGGATGACAAGGCCGGGCCTCCCCTTCCCTAACAACTCTCTCACCAAACTTTCTTTTTCAACATCCCGCCCAACTATGGTCGATACATCGACGAAAGATGAAGTTATAGGCCGTGGATTAGGTTGTTCTACATTAACAGGAAGCATGGTGGATTGAAAGCTAAACTTGTTTTTGTTAACGTCAATCTGAGTCAACTCTTCATTCAGATCTTTTATTGCACTACCAATCTTATAACGACGAGTTACCTCATTCAATCGGGCAAGACAAAAGCAATTGGAACGAAATGAGAAACGTACCTCCACGTCAGAACCTTGTGTTTCTTGTTTCTCAGCTTCTCGTTTCCCAATTTCAGTGTTCCAAGCGTCCAGCACGTCATCCATCTTGTACGACACGTCTTTGAGCTCATCCAACCAGTCTCTCACCGCGGGATCCGACACTTGCTTCTTCTCAGCATCGTGAAGCACCTTCTGGATACGTTTGAGGGTGCGTCTGAACTTGTCAACGTCCTTCTTCGCTTTCAAAACCAGTTTCACCCCTTCACTTGTGTGGTGGTAAACAACTGAACCCAATTGTTCAACAAGGAGGTTGACGAGTGCCTCGGCCATTCTTTCAACGAGTTGGAGATTGATTCACGAATAGTGGAAACAGCGAAAGCAAGCTAGAGTAAAGCTATATATCTCCTCTCTTCTACCCAGTTCGTTAATATAGGGAGACCATCACTCTGCCATCCTTATGGCTTTACGTACAGTGCACAGTTAATTTCCATCATGACTTTTATTTACCACCCCAATCATGCATATTGAATTCAATTGATTCCCCTCCCACGCCAATAATGTTGTAAAAGTGAGCGTACCCGGTACCCCTATGTGGTGCGAATTCTACGGCTCTGGCTCCGACAAAATATAAAGGCCTAGGCCCCAagctgttctttttttttgactttatcaaggggaacccaaaggcttcctaggcccaagataaaccccttcggcgcatgtgaaatgctccaactgtgcattgcagcacagtgcctggccactttgacagctttggGGTtagaacctaggttggggagcacacccaactaggcaagaaccactaggccactagGCCTAGGCCCCAAGCTGTTCTAGTGCGGCATCACTTTTAATTATAGCAATTGTCACTCTCCAGCTGTACCTCACTAACTAGATGAATTCAATTTTCTCGTCTCAACGGATAATTTGGAATGATCGAAGAAACTGAACCACGCAAACTGGTTGTAAGAGGGTAAACGAATCCATCATTGTACATTTATACCCAACAGGCCAACATGTAGCGCCTAGGTAAGAGCAACTTCAACCATTCAATATACGAAGGTTCCGACTATGTTTTTATATTTGGacaataattttataattttttattgatattttatAAATGATTTGTTTATCTAGGGTctgttaaataataataataaataaaaactacaccTACGTGGCAATTGGAAAAGAGCAAAAAGCCACGGTGCATGGTGCACCACAATTGAAAAAGAAGCTAGGTCCCTCATTTTGTTATCGACTTACCTTGAATCGAATAATTTTCTTTACTCGGTCACTTTATCATATACACCACGTCTTGACAATTCTATGGCTTTGGCTTCGGTTACAACGATGACTTCAGAAGAATATATCGCCCTAGCTGTTCCTAGTGGGGCACCAACTTTATAGCAATTGTCAATAGGTACCTCACTTACTATTGACATTCACTTTACAATTTAGTGAATTTACTCTCGGAAAATATGGGCAGAAATGGCCCTTTCGCCATGAAatggttttttttaaaaaaaaaaaaaaaaaaaccccaccccattcccactCTTGATGGGGCTCAAACtcctgacctcttatatatgagaccaaagcccTTTCGCCATGAAATGGTTACATTGACCTTCAGTTATCATTTACCATTTACGATTTACTAATTTATGGTTACACTAACCTACAAGTAGAGGGAGACTAACTGACAGCACGTAGCAACAATACAACCTATTCCCTGCAGAATCAAGGTTCTGGTCCAAGATATCATAAGACTAGCTGATCAATTTCATTATATCAGTtgtcatgaaaaaaaaatttcattataTCAGCTACAAGCACGGGCAAATTTTGTTGCAAATGGCATTGCTAACATTGGTCATTCGCAATAATTGTTTGCTGGAATCATGCTCTGGCTTATAATTTAGAGTTTTAGGTATTGGTTGTTGTAGAGGGCTGTttgaaatttttcttctttcattccgaa contains these protein-coding regions:
- the LOC112180988 gene encoding putative disease resistance protein RGA3, with product MAEALVNLLVEQLGSVVYHHTSEGVKLVLKAKKDVDKFRRTLKRIQKVLHDAEKKQVSDPAVRDWLDELKDVSYKMDDVLDAWNTEIGKREAEKQETQGSDVEVRFSFRSNCFCLARLNEVTRRYKIGSAIKDLNEELTQIDVNKNKFSFQSTMLPVNVEQPNPRPITSSFVDVSTIVGRDVEKESLVRELLGKGRPGLVIPIVGMGGLGKTTFTQLVFKDARVQSHFDIKAWVCVSDPFDVIKIAKEILEHVGGIKSQDSSNLLDKLLENIERHIKEERFLLVLDDVWTENQTEWERLSLPLLMQSCSEGSRILVTTRKQEVARMMRATRDMITLGKLSYLDSLDLFNSIAFLDREQDKSNKVFGDIVEKIVSKCDGLPLVLKTLGSLLLHKLTIREWEEVLNSEIWKVKVVQEEVFRPLLLSYYDLALEIKSCLLYCATYPKDFEFNKEILIEQWMSQGYLNVGENKEEATQGREVFTKLVMRCFFQDFIQHTLTKEIIGCKMHDTVHDFVQYLTQNECLTMEATGTHGTETSSANDRVRHLTLMSAPEGPFPSFISNLVNSKILRTLATFDSSITAIDSNLISQLKCLRTLNLSDTNIQQLPEEIGDLTHLRYLDLTRNNNLTRLPDGVCNLYNLQTLRLDDCDLEELPDNMGKLINLKHLHVNCGLKYLPKGIRRIRNLRTLDGSPSVRCSEDAEGLTLGDESASPS